In the genome of Dromiciops gliroides isolate mDroGli1 chromosome 1, mDroGli1.pri, whole genome shotgun sequence, the window AAGCCTCAAATacagttgtttgttttgtttttaggaaaaATAGCCTTAAACAATGTAAATCCTCCatgatttatgttttcttttttgatgttgcATGTAGTCAATGCTTTTTTCAAGAGAATCATAAGCCCTACACAGTGGCCCAAGTGGTCAGGTATATCTGGAATCCAAATTTTCACAGCGAAAAGCATATAGAAGTTTTCACAAGAAATGAAatatcctcttctttttctttttaaaattttttctttcaatttggaTTATGTAGAAAACTGTTCATGGATAAAAACTATTGTGTAATATCAATCAAATAACcattttcttaaatataatttGTAGAGGTTACTACTATATTGTACCTTGCATTTATATGAACCTTTACTATTTATAGAACACTTCCTTCAAAAATATCATGAAAGGCTTTCTCTCTCCAGGTGTCCTCATGTGAGTGACATTGTCTTTAAACCCCATGTGGCAATCCCTGAAGCACCTTCAAGATGCCCAGGGAAGATAGGGCTACCTGGAAGTCAAATTACTTCTTCAAGATCATCCAAATTTTGGATGATTATCCAAAATGCTTCATTGTGGGAGCAGACAATGTGGGCTCCAAGCAGATGCAGCAGATCCGAATTTCCCTCCGTGGGAAGGCCGTAGTGTTAATGGGAAAAAACACCATGATGTGCAAAGCCATTTGTGGTCATCTGGAGAACAACCCTGCCCTGGAGAAACTGCTGCCTCATATCTGGGGGAATGTGGGCTTTGTGTTCACCAAGGAAGACCTGACAGAGATCAGGGATATGCTTCTGGCCAATAAGGTGCCAGCTGCTGCCCGTGCTGGTGTCATTGCCCCGTGTGATGTCACCGTGCCAGCCCAGAACACTGGTCTGGGGCCCGAGAAGACTTCCTTATTCCAGGTGCTGGGTATCACCACCAAGATTTCCAGGGGCACAATTGAAATCTTGAGTGATGTACAGTTGATTAAGACTAGAGGCAAAGTGGGCGCCAGCGAGGCCACCTTGTTGAACATCTCCCCATTCTCCTTTGGGCTGATCATTCAGCAGGTGTTTGACAATGGCAGCATCTACAACTCTGAAGTGCTGGACATCACGGAGGACACTCTGCACCTTCAGCTCTTAGAGGGTGTCCACAATGTTGCCAGCATCTGTCTGCAGATTGGCTACTCAACTGTTGCAACCCCACTCCATCATCAATGCGTACAAACAGGTCTTGGCTGTAGCTGTAGAGCCTGACTACACCTTCCCACTTGCTGAAAAGGTGAAGGCGTTCCTCACTGACCCTTCAGCTTTTGCTGTGGCCGCCCCTGTGGCCATGGccccagctgctgctgctgcacctGCTGCTGCCTCACCTGCTGCTTCTGCTCTGGCCAAGGTGGAAGCTAGTAATGAGTGAAAGAGGTAGAATTTAAATGGAGGTGCTATGATTTCAAAACCAACATACTTTCCATTATGCCAGGTCCAGTAACTTGCTTGAAATCTCAGGGGAAGTATGTTTCacagaccagatttgaatcacagtattattattattattattattattattattattattattattattattatttaaggcaatgggggttcagtgacttgcccatggtcacatagctagtaagtgtcaagtgtctgaggccggatttgaactcaagtactcctgaatcctgggccggtgctttaaccactgcgccatctagctgccccctgaatcacAGTATTATGATGCTAAGAGgtatctaggtggttcagtgggtatAGTACTgaggctggaatcaggaagacctgagttcaaatataaccttagaagcttactagctgtgtgatcatgggcaagttacttaacctctgttggtcttaatccactggagaaggaaat includes:
- the LOC122753664 gene encoding LOW QUALITY PROTEIN: 60S acidic ribosomal protein P0-like (The sequence of the model RefSeq protein was modified relative to this genomic sequence to represent the inferred CDS: inserted 2 bases in 1 codon) encodes the protein MPREDRATWKSNYFFKIIQILDDYPKCFIVGADNVGSKQMQQIRISLRGKAVVLMGKNTMMCKAICGHLENNPALEKLLPHIWGNVGFVFTKEDLTEIRDMLLANKVPAAARAGVIAPCDVTVPAQNTGLGPEKTSLFQVLGITTKISRGTIEILSDVQLIKTRGKVGASEATLLNISPFSFGLIIQQVFDNGSIYNSEVLDITEDTLHLQLLEGVHNVASICLQIGYSTVAXPHSIINAYKQVLAVAVEPDYTFPLAEKVKAFLTDPSAFAVAAPVAMAPAAAAAPAAASPAASALAKVEASNE